One window of Elusimicrobiota bacterium genomic DNA carries:
- a CDS encoding thioredoxin family protein produces MHENSRIVKQTLGGVLAFIFALTPVFSQTPANQQMNKVRGHFDQTNQQQPGKKSPVRLGQAKKRTYAKEVSKTKAQELIAKSRVPVVVDYWATWCGPCQALSPAVEELAREYRGKILFLKVNVGDDPLPEDVPIPKLLFYQHGKLVRRQTDAYAELEKNKANIKPILDEMLEGPMFALREDFHGSQEDLFNTLALTDKPVVMEFWAPCPPCRIMENKLDALAEDYRGMVRFYRYNVNENPRTDLAPMLPLVSIYNHQTRKFEVIVGSHKAAMDAVERALESLFQTSGNLQNIDAP; encoded by the coding sequence ATGCATGAAAACAGCCGTATCGTTAAACAAACTTTAGGCGGCGTGCTCGCCTTTATTTTTGCATTGACGCCTGTCTTTTCCCAGACACCGGCCAATCAACAAATGAACAAGGTTCGCGGGCATTTTGACCAGACGAATCAACAACAGCCGGGGAAGAAGTCCCCCGTTCGCCTGGGCCAGGCGAAGAAAAGGACGTATGCCAAAGAAGTGAGCAAGACCAAGGCCCAGGAATTGATCGCCAAGTCCAGGGTTCCGGTGGTGGTTGATTATTGGGCGACTTGGTGCGGACCCTGTCAGGCTTTGTCTCCGGCTGTTGAGGAATTAGCCCGGGAGTACCGGGGCAAAATTCTGTTTTTAAAAGTCAATGTCGGCGATGATCCGCTGCCCGAGGATGTGCCCATCCCCAAACTTTTGTTCTACCAGCATGGGAAGCTGGTGCGCAGGCAAACCGATGCTTATGCGGAGCTCGAAAAAAACAAGGCGAATATCAAGCCGATTCTCGATGAAATGCTTGAAGGCCCGATGTTTGCGCTTAGGGAGGATTTTCACGGCAGCCAGGAGGATTTATTCAATACGTTGGCATTGACGGATAAACCGGTTGTCATGGAATTTTGGGCGCCGTGCCCTCCTTGCCGCATCATGGAAAATAAATTGGATGCTCTGGCTGAAGACTATCGAGGGATGGTCAGGTTCTACAGGTATAACGTCAATGAAAATCCGAGAACCGATCTGGCCCCCATGTTGCCGTTAGTATCGATCTATAACCATCAGACCAGAAAATTTGAGGTTATCGTCGGTTCTCACAAAGCGGCGATGGATGCCGTTGAGCGCGCTTTGGAAAGTTTATTCCAAACCTCCGGAAATCTTCAGAATATTGATGCGCCCTGA